From a region of the Euwallacea similis isolate ESF13 chromosome 3, ESF131.1, whole genome shotgun sequence genome:
- the LOC136420008 gene encoding uncharacterized protein produces the protein MATNTTDLAGDNFLSDLFKCVSAEALKRENIEKYDLKIYGSEDKIEQYGSDIAFIDISAETFEAEKREYNLVLKYGHTQKNVRNKVPIREGFRREIEVYSKLIPCFQKFLDEKNLPPLSIFPKCFLTKFSESDEIIVLENLKRQDYHTYNRKSPMNKSHIKKVLEAYAQWHALSFALEDQNDQDYQDIKNNFVPNPWQSYLRNQLGELIDIGQETLYAILEANGESNLLMRYKQKIGNAEARTVLMDLMDMEESVSVVLHGDCWNNNFLFKYQDNDLKKSICTKVALIDFQMTSLRSPIFDVSYLIYTVASKKELRHFKQLIEHYYFHLANHIRALGSSPEKLFPFSSLKIHWRRYGAYGAILSPFIAMYCFIDKENTADFGVYQTLRNATTKNKYMKRVVAVARHFAEFEF, from the exons ATGGCCACAAACACCACCGATCTCGCGGGAGACAACTTTCTGTCCGATTTGTTTAAGTGTGTGAGTGCAGAGGCATTAAAGAGAGAAAATATCGAGAAGTATGACCTGAAAATCTATGGAAGTGAGGACAAAATAGAGCAATATGGTAGCGATATtgcttttattgatatatCTGCAGAGACGTTTGAGGCAGAAAAACGGGAGTATAACTTGGTGTTGAAGTACGGGCACACGCAGAAGAATGTTAGGAACAAAGTTCCTATAAGAGAAGGATTTAGGAGGGAGATAGAAGTTTATTCCAAG CTAATCCCTTGCTTCcaaaaattcctggatgagAAGAACTTGCCACCGCTCTCAATATTTCCTAAATGCTTTCTAACAAAATTCTCTGAATCTGATGAAATCATAGTACTAGAAAACCTAAAGAGGCAAGATTACCACACTTACAACCGAAAATCTCCAATGAACAAAAGCCATATTAAAAAGGTTTTAGAAGCTTATGCCCAGTGGCACGCCCTGTCTTTTGCCCTTGAGGACCAAAATGATCAAGACTATCAAGAcattaagaataattttgttccgAATCCTTGGCAGAGCTATTTGAGGAATCAGTTAGGCGAGTTAATAGATATTGGTCAGGAAACTCTATATGCTATTCTGGAAGCAAATGGGGAAAGCAATTTGCTTATGAGGTATAAACAAAAGATTGGTAATGCGGAAGCAAGGACGGTACTAATGGACTTAATGGATATGGAGGAAAGTGTATCTGTGGTATTACATGGTGATTGCTGGaataacaactttttattcaaatatcaG GATAATGATCTGAAAAAGTCCATATGTACTAAGGTTGCTTTGATAGATTTCCAAATGACCTCATTGCGAAGCCCAATCTTCGATGTGAGCTACTTAATCTACACTGTAGCCTCAAAGAAAGAACTGAGACACTTCAAGCAACTGATTGAGCACTACTACTTTCATCTGGCCAACCACATCCGAGCTTTGGGTAGCAGTCCAGAGAAATTATTCCCTTTCAGTTCCCTTAAGATTCACTGGAGGAGATATGGCGCCTATGGGGCGATTTTAAGTCCCTTTATCGCCATGTATTGCTTTATCGATAAGGAGAATACAGCTGATTTTGGAGTGTACCAGACTTTGAGGAATGCTACAACTAAGAATAAGTACATGAAGAGGGTGGTTGCTGTTGCCAGGCACTTTGCTGAGTTTGAATTTTAG